TGTTCGACGACTTCGTCATGAGAATGCGGATGTATTGGACGAGGACAGGATGGTTGCTGAAGCGTACGGTCTCGATGCCCCCTTTACCGTCGTTGATGACGCCTTTGGGCAGTGTTTGCCAGATGCCTTCAGTGGAATGCGCAATGGGGTCGACGAGGCCTGTCCAGTACTGGATCTCGTAGTGGGAGGCGAAGGGCGCTGCCCACGCGATGCGGATACTGTCGGCGAATTGTCTGCTTTTCAGATCGAGGACGACCCACTGAGGATGTAGGCTGTCGTCGTCGCCGGTGAAGTGCTGGGTAAGGTAGGGATCGCTCTTCCAGAAGGTGGAGGTGTCGCCGTCGGTGAGACGTGAATAGCCGGTGTCGCCGGTGCCGTCGTTACGGGTAAAGCCGCGACGGGGCAGAGAGTAGCCATAGGTGTAACGGAGCATCTGGGTGGGCTTCGCAGAGCCGGTGAAATAGCCGCGGTCAGAGGGGTCACTCCAAGTACCTTCGGGGTTCCAGTGCCATGCCTCGACTTCAAGCTCGGTGTTCTGCCGGTAGGTTATGGGTTCCCAGCCGGAGGGTTTAACGGCGTCGAGCACAGGCTTGGTAAGAGCCTTGTCGATGGCTTCGACGGAGATGCGGTCAAGGCTTGAACCGAGCGTCTGATTCGGAACGAAGTGGTTACGAACGCTGGAGCGCGCGATGTCCACCGTGACGGTTTGGCTGACGAGCGGAGTGGCGGTAAGCAGGGTAAAAAAGCTGAGCAGGGCAGTGATGTTCGGACGAATCGGCAAGTTTCTTACTCCTTACATCGGGATCGTTTCAGGGCTGGTTAGATTATCGCTTTGGGTGGCAGATGACGGAGACGTGCTTCGAAACGGAGTTTTCTTGTGTTTCGAGAAGAAGTCCAGCATGTGCTGTTTATTGCTGAAGGCCTGGGTGCCTCCGTTAGCTGTTGTGGAGCAGGCTCCGGTGAGGTTGCCGAAGGAGAGACACTCGGGGATGTCCGCGCCGTGGACATAGGCGTGGAGGAAGCCTGAGTTGAAGCTGTCACCCGCACCGACGGCGTCGACGACCTCAACCGGCACGGCTGGTGCAGTGTAGTGCTGACCCTTGTGGACGACGAGCGCCCCTTGAGAGCCACACTTGATGACAAGCATGGGAACGATCTGCGCGAGCTTCTGGACTGCATGCTCGAAGTCTTGCTCACCGCTGATGCTGCGCAGTTCGCGCTCGTTGGGCATGAAGATGTCCACGGCGCGGAGTGTATCGAGTACGGGGCCCTGCCACCGGTCGGTGGGATCGTCGTTGGTATCGAGCGAGGTGGTTAGGCCTGCCTCGTGCATGGTGCGGAGCAGACGTGGCACCTCCTGCTGCAGACTGCTTTGGAGGAAGAAGGACGAGAGATGAAAGTGTCGCCCTGAGGTGAGGTAGTCGAGGTCGAGGTCCTCGAAACGCAGCGCAGAGATGGTTCCAGAACTCGTGAGCGCGCGACGCGAGGTTTCGTGCTGGAGGAGCACGGTGACGCCAGTGCCGATACCTGGCTTCGGCTGAACTGCACAGGAGAGATCAACTCCTGCGTGTTTGAGTGTGCAGACGCAGAGTTCGGTGAACGGGTCGCTGGCGAGTTGCGGGATGAAGCCGACCTTGCTGCCAAGTGCGGCGAGATTATGCGCTGTAATGGCCGAGGAGCCGCCGAGCGTGAGTGCCATGCTGGTGGCGAGCAGTTCCTGCTCGAGAGGAAGATGTTCGGGCAGGCCGTACAGCACGAGGTCCATCGTGATTTCACCTGCCAGTGTGACGTCAAACCGGGACAAACGCTCCTCCTGTTCCTGATGGTTGTCAGGCGATGTGTTCGGTTGCGAGTTTTATCTGACGCCGCCGCATGATCCACAGCGCGATGCCTACTGTAGCCCAGACAGTCCCCGCGATACGGGCCAAATGGCCAAGATGGATCCAAAGGAAAAGGCAGACGAAGAAGCCGAGAGCTGAGAGAACGATGGGTAGCCACTGCTTCGCGCGTCCGGCGCGCCAGCCGAGTACGGCAGATGCGATATTGACGCCCATGAAGGCAATCAGCGCGCCGTAGTTCAACAGTTCGGTGCCGAGTTCGTAGCTGAGAGTGAGCGCGCCGACGAGAACGATGGCCCCGATCAGCAGGACGTTGTTCTGCGGGATGCGGCGTTTTGGTTCGAGCCTGCCGAAGAAGCCGCGCGGCAAGGCGCCGTCTTCGCCCATCGAAAAGAGCAGCCGTGCTGCGCCCATCTGTGACGCCATGCCGGAGCCGATGGTTGCGATCAGGAGTGCTCCGTTGACGAGGACGAAGAGCATCGGGCCGCCTGCTCGACGAGCGACGGCGACGAATGCTGTGTCGAGGTCAGGGAACGCAAGACCGCGCGGCCAGACGAGCTGGCCGAGGTAGACCTCGATGAGTGCGAGCACGCCAGTGATAAGGCAGGTCGCGACGATGGCGTGTGGCACGGAGCGCTCGGGGTCGTGCGCTTCGTCGGTGAGGGTGGAGATGCCGTCGAAGCCGATGTAGGTCAGGACCGCGATGGATGTTCCGTGAAAGACCGCGGGCGCCGAGAAGGTGCTGCGGTTGTAGAAGGGGTTCAGATAGAAGATTGCATCGGCTTCGTGCAGGTGCAGGATATAGCGGAGCGCCGCGGCGAAGAAGAAAAGGATGACGACTCCTAGACCGGCGGCGACCGCTGCGTTGATCCGTGCCGAAGTCTCGACACCGCGCAAGTTCAGGCCGGTGAAGAGCAGCGCGAAGAATAGAACCCAGACTATGTAGGGAATCTGCGGGGCGAAGTTGAGGGCGGCCTTGCTGCTCCAGATGGTGCAGATAAGCGGGTTGAGGATGTAGTCCATCGCCATGCACCAACCGGTGATGTAGCCGAGGCCTGGATGCAGCTCTTGGCCGACGTAGGTGAATGCCGATCCTCCCTTGGGATAGGTGCGCGCCATACGCCCATAGCTGAAGGCGGTGAGCAGCATGGCAAAGAGTGCGAAGAGAATCGCTGTGACTGCGTGGGTATGGGAGACGTTATAGACGACGCCGAAGACCGGCATGGGCGCGGTAGGCTGTACCAAGATGATGCCGAACAGGACCAGGTCGCGGAAGCGCAGAGCGCGCTTGAGCGTGACGGGGCTGCCGATCTCTTTCAAATTCCCTGACACAGTGGTATCACCCCTTGGCAAAGCCCCCAGAACGGAGCACGTTTCGCTGTTCCGACACTGAGATTACGTGAACTACGTGTCCGCTGTCTTTGATTTTGCCCATGCGTAAGTCTGTTCTAGTTTGTCATATTACAACGTTTGAATACCTTGATAAATATCTGGTCGAGGCATTGTCAAGAAAATAGTGCCGGAGAGGAGTGTTTGGCGCTAGAAAGGGGATTATCTGCGCGGGAGGCGTCCGGTGGATTCACGGATAGCGACCGCGGGAGGAAGAAGGTATTGCTTGCTAGGCGTAGCATGCGCGGCGTCGTCGATGCCGCTGAGAACGCGCTCGGCCGCGCGGCGTCCCATTTCTTCCATCGGCTGGTGCACCGTGGTGAGACTTGGACTCGATAGTGCGGCATAAGGGATGTCGTCAAAGCCGATAACGGAGCAATCTTCGGGCACGCGCAAGCCTTCATCGTGAAGTGCGCGGATGACGCCGAATGCGGTGAGGTCGTCGAATGCAGCGACGGCGGTGAAGCGCTTGCGCCCGTCGAGGAGCCTTTTGGTAAGCGCGTAGCCCTCAATAAACCCGGAGTTGGGATCTGAGGTTTCGGGTAGATCG
This is a stretch of genomic DNA from Edaphobacter acidisoli. It encodes these proteins:
- a CDS encoding carbohydrate kinase family protein yields the protein MSRFDVTLAGEITMDLVLYGLPEHLPLEQELLATSMALTLGGSSAITAHNLAALGSKVGFIPQLASDPFTELCVCTLKHAGVDLSCAVQPKPGIGTGVTVLLQHETSRRALTSSGTISALRFEDLDLDYLTSGRHFHLSSFFLQSSLQQEVPRLLRTMHEAGLTTSLDTNDDPTDRWQGPVLDTLRAVDIFMPNERELRSISGEQDFEHAVQKLAQIVPMLVIKCGSQGALVVHKGQHYTAPAVPVEVVDAVGAGDSFNSGFLHAYVHGADIPECLSFGNLTGACSTTANGGTQAFSNKQHMLDFFSKHKKTPFRSTSPSSATQSDNLTSPETIPM
- a CDS encoding APC family permease, whose amino-acid sequence is MSGNLKEIGSPVTLKRALRFRDLVLFGIILVQPTAPMPVFGVVYNVSHTHAVTAILFALFAMLLTAFSYGRMARTYPKGGSAFTYVGQELHPGLGYITGWCMAMDYILNPLICTIWSSKAALNFAPQIPYIVWVLFFALLFTGLNLRGVETSARINAAVAAGLGVVILFFFAAALRYILHLHEADAIFYLNPFYNRSTFSAPAVFHGTSIAVLTYIGFDGISTLTDEAHDPERSVPHAIVATCLITGVLALIEVYLGQLVWPRGLAFPDLDTAFVAVARRAGGPMLFVLVNGALLIATIGSGMASQMGAARLLFSMGEDGALPRGFFGRLEPKRRIPQNNVLLIGAIVLVGALTLSYELGTELLNYGALIAFMGVNIASAVLGWRAGRAKQWLPIVLSALGFFVCLFLWIHLGHLARIAGTVWATVGIALWIMRRRQIKLATEHIA